The following are encoded in a window of uncultured Sphaerochaeta sp. genomic DNA:
- a CDS encoding sigma 54-interacting transcriptional regulator, translated as MINISFIVPYKAMKYVVEEIFSSHQEKEELRPNILTKTVDEIQKEDLEQADIVIARGYSANRVKATNVPVLPISVTGFDITVALNSCIQKYNPTKIAVIGPLNTVYGIEEIASVFSCEIASYQVSNPNDLKSIILRAQAEGATAIIAGKSGTSIATALGIDAIMILSGRKTIMQSIDEAIRAVRLMRQERERTDRFKGIMDYSFEGILSVNNEGIITTANNYARKVLDGLDNEPEQIYLKDVLPQLDSQAVLEGRTKILGELIQIQKNLYTFNCVCAGDTGAVVTFTNVSKIQELEGQIRSKLHKKGLVAKYQFSDVIGSEEKLLETIKRAKKFSKAESNIYIFGETGTGKELFAQSIHNSSARRAHPFVAINCAALSDNLLESELFGYMDGAFTGASKGGKIGLFELAHRGTVFLDEIGDISPSLQSKLLRVLQEREIRRIGSDQVIPIDVKIICASNKNLSSLVESGVFREDLFYRLNVLKLKLPPLRERPRDIIDLSKYFIKMNCKKLGYNSITLSDEAEELLQSYSWLGNVRELSNFCERLCVLLEEGVAEATDVLDCLEESERLEGLLPSQNDLVSATMTSEKEILLQVLENSKTKREAALKLGIDPSTLWRKMKKHGLE; from the coding sequence ATGATAAATATTTCGTTCATCGTCCCCTATAAAGCAATGAAGTACGTCGTTGAGGAAATTTTCTCATCGCATCAAGAAAAGGAGGAACTTCGTCCGAACATCCTTACAAAAACGGTGGATGAAATCCAGAAGGAAGATCTGGAACAGGCTGACATTGTCATCGCTCGTGGATACTCGGCAAACCGGGTAAAGGCTACCAACGTGCCGGTGCTACCCATCTCTGTGACAGGTTTCGACATCACCGTTGCCCTCAACTCCTGTATTCAGAAGTACAATCCTACAAAAATAGCAGTCATCGGCCCGCTAAATACCGTCTACGGTATAGAGGAGATAGCAAGTGTCTTTTCCTGTGAGATCGCGAGTTATCAAGTGTCTAATCCCAATGACTTGAAAAGCATCATCCTCCGAGCACAGGCAGAAGGAGCAACTGCCATCATCGCAGGTAAGAGCGGTACTTCAATAGCCACAGCTCTTGGTATTGATGCAATAATGATCCTCAGCGGACGTAAGACGATAATGCAGTCCATAGACGAAGCAATCCGTGCTGTGCGCCTAATGCGCCAGGAACGTGAAAGAACCGACCGATTCAAGGGCATTATGGACTACTCATTCGAAGGCATCCTCTCGGTAAACAACGAAGGCATCATAACTACAGCGAACAACTACGCACGAAAGGTACTCGATGGTTTGGATAATGAGCCCGAGCAGATATATTTAAAGGATGTGCTTCCCCAACTCGACAGCCAGGCAGTATTGGAAGGACGGACTAAGATCCTGGGCGAATTGATACAGATACAAAAGAACCTCTACACCTTCAACTGCGTATGTGCCGGAGACACCGGGGCGGTTGTCACTTTCACCAATGTATCCAAGATACAGGAACTGGAAGGTCAGATCAGGAGCAAGTTGCATAAGAAAGGTCTGGTTGCAAAGTACCAATTCTCAGATGTGATTGGCAGTGAAGAAAAACTTCTAGAGACGATCAAGCGAGCCAAGAAGTTCAGTAAGGCGGAATCGAATATCTATATTTTTGGGGAGACGGGAACAGGCAAGGAGCTCTTCGCCCAGAGCATCCATAACTCGAGTGCCCGCCGGGCACACCCGTTTGTAGCCATCAACTGCGCTGCCCTCTCGGACAATCTGTTGGAGAGCGAGCTTTTTGGGTATATGGATGGGGCATTTACCGGTGCCTCAAAAGGTGGCAAGATTGGACTTTTCGAACTCGCCCACCGAGGCACAGTGTTCCTCGATGAAATCGGGGATATTTCACCGAGTTTGCAAAGCAAGTTGCTGAGGGTTCTACAGGAGCGTGAGATTCGGAGAATAGGGAGTGACCAGGTAATTCCGATAGATGTGAAGATCATCTGTGCATCGAATAAGAACTTAAGCAGTCTGGTGGAAAGTGGGGTTTTTCGTGAGGACCTCTTCTACAGGCTCAATGTATTGAAACTCAAACTACCCCCACTTCGAGAAAGGCCCAGGGACATTATCGACCTGAGCAAGTACTTTATCAAAATGAACTGTAAGAAACTCGGCTACAACTCCATTACTCTCTCCGATGAGGCTGAAGAGTTGCTACAGAGCTACAGCTGGCTGGGAAACGTACGCGAGCTCTCCAATTTCTGTGAACGGCTGTGCGTTCTGCTGGAAGAAGGAGTTGCAGAAGCAACGGATGTACTCGACTGCTTGGAAGAATCGGAGAGACTCGAAGGATTACTCCCATCCCAAAATGATTTAGTATCAGCGACAATGACCAGTGAGAAGGAAATCCTTCTCCAAGTATTGGAAAACAGCAAGACCAAGCGGGAAGCAGCCTTGAAGTTAGGCATAGATCCTTCAACCTTATGGAGGAAAATGAAGAAACACGGACTGGAGTAA
- a CDS encoding tripartite tricarboxylate transporter substrate binding protein — translation MRKFLILVLLVLTTMGVVSAQGSEEAKGAYPDRPVEFVAPASAGGGTDTFCRLIVDIINKNDLVDGNVVVVNKPGGGGTVGAAYAADKNRDGNYTLVALNGAQALGLKASKEVDASDLVPIAALAMDNVLFVAVSDSPYKTFDDVIAAAKKNPGGISVGVADNLDRLCVEMINQQVGIELNGVYFDSAGEIASAMLGEHVEFGIMNPSECIGQIEAKNMSALASFSEDRLDGVFASAPTFKELGYPNIKFQMFRGIMGGSGMSAETVAYWSSVFEKVSATEQWKTNYIEKSALDGRYMGAEKFGPYATENSEQLFQMGEKIGMFK, via the coding sequence ATGAGAAAATTTTTGATTTTGGTACTGTTGGTTCTGACTACCATGGGTGTGGTCAGTGCCCAAGGATCTGAAGAGGCCAAAGGCGCTTATCCCGACCGTCCGGTCGAGTTTGTGGCTCCGGCAAGTGCAGGTGGTGGTACGGATACTTTCTGCAGGCTTATCGTCGATATCATCAATAAGAACGATTTGGTTGATGGAAACGTTGTAGTAGTCAACAAGCCCGGTGGTGGTGGAACGGTTGGGGCTGCCTATGCAGCTGATAAGAATCGTGACGGAAATTATACCTTGGTAGCTCTTAATGGCGCACAAGCCTTGGGGCTGAAGGCAAGCAAGGAGGTCGATGCTTCAGACCTGGTCCCCATCGCAGCTCTTGCCATGGACAATGTGCTTTTTGTCGCCGTTTCCGATTCTCCCTATAAGACATTCGATGACGTCATTGCAGCAGCAAAGAAGAATCCTGGTGGCATTTCTGTTGGTGTTGCTGATAATCTCGACCGCCTCTGTGTTGAAATGATCAACCAGCAGGTTGGTATTGAACTCAATGGTGTCTATTTTGACAGCGCTGGTGAAATTGCCAGTGCCATGCTTGGTGAGCATGTTGAATTCGGTATCATGAACCCTTCCGAATGCATTGGCCAGATCGAGGCAAAGAATATGAGTGCCCTTGCTTCCTTCTCTGAGGATAGGCTGGATGGAGTTTTCGCATCAGCACCAACTTTCAAGGAGCTTGGATACCCCAACATCAAGTTCCAGATGTTCCGTGGAATCATGGGAGGCTCCGGCATGTCAGCCGAAACCGTGGCTTATTGGTCTAGTGTTTTCGAGAAGGTTTCTGCCACTGAACAGTGGAAGACCAACTACATTGAAAAGAGTGCTCTTGATGGCAGATACATGGGTGCTGAGAAATTTGGTCCCTATGCAACTGAGAACTCCGAGCAACTTTTCCAGATGGGTGAGAAAATCGGAATGTTCAAGTAG
- a CDS encoding NfeD family protein codes for MNLWWIFVVVGILFMAMEIITPGFIVMWFGIATILAAIPVYLGASTSVVLIVFAVTLLILTVFVRRIFINRFVGKEGVRTNASSLIGQQAVVVETIDPLKSTGKVRVRKEVWSAVAKENEPIAVGQIVVVKALDGVKLMVEKE; via the coding sequence ATGAATCTGTGGTGGATCTTTGTAGTTGTCGGGATTCTCTTCATGGCAATGGAGATTATAACACCCGGCTTCATTGTTATGTGGTTCGGCATTGCGACTATTCTTGCTGCGATACCCGTATACCTTGGTGCTTCAACCTCAGTTGTGCTGATTGTCTTCGCCGTTACTCTACTCATTCTGACTGTGTTTGTACGCAGAATCTTTATCAATCGCTTTGTTGGTAAAGAAGGTGTCAGAACCAATGCTTCCTCCTTGATCGGCCAGCAGGCTGTTGTCGTCGAGACCATCGATCCGTTGAAATCAACCGGAAAGGTCAGGGTGCGCAAGGAAGTATGGAGTGCAGTCGCCAAGGAGAATGAACCAATTGCCGTCGGCCAGATTGTTGTAGTGAAAGCTCTCGACGGGGTGAAATTGATGGTGGAAAAGGAGTAG
- a CDS encoding aldolase, translating to MSESELRIQMVRFCKSLYERGYMAGGAGNVSVRVDGSTILATPTGSCLGRLVADELSLVDNSGMLISGKKPSKEVKFHLALYKGPNVHAVVHLHSTWTTRLSCIADIDTNEIIKPFTPYFVMKIGRIEMIPYYPPGDDRLAEALGKWAGKRNAFLLQNHGPVITGSSLEVAMDLMEEFEETAKLVYLLKDEKVRYLSENEIDYLRNNEKTKQ from the coding sequence ATGAGTGAATCAGAACTGAGAATCCAGATGGTTCGGTTTTGTAAATCTCTCTATGAACGGGGGTATATGGCAGGCGGCGCCGGCAATGTCAGTGTACGCGTTGATGGGAGCACCATCCTTGCAACTCCCACAGGATCCTGTCTGGGCAGACTGGTTGCAGACGAACTTAGTCTTGTGGATAACTCTGGTATGCTCATATCCGGCAAGAAGCCGTCCAAGGAGGTGAAGTTTCATCTTGCACTCTACAAGGGCCCGAACGTGCATGCTGTGGTTCACTTGCATTCTACTTGGACAACACGACTTTCTTGCATTGCAGATATCGATACCAATGAGATCATCAAGCCATTCACGCCCTATTTTGTAATGAAGATAGGTAGGATTGAGATGATTCCCTACTATCCGCCAGGGGACGACCGATTGGCTGAAGCGCTTGGCAAATGGGCTGGTAAAAGAAATGCGTTTCTCCTGCAGAACCATGGTCCTGTGATTACCGGTTCATCTTTGGAAGTTGCGATGGACCTGATGGAGGAGTTTGAGGAAACCGCCAAGCTGGTCTATCTGCTCAAGGATGAAAAGGTAAGATACCTCAGTGAGAATGAAATTGATTATCTGAGAAATAATGAAAAAACAAAACAATAA
- a CDS encoding GNAT family N-acetyltransferase, which produces MKIARLSQVSHSDIHAAFLRAFSDYQIPVKETLEEMAVENRQRGIDYDASFGAFADNGELVGFLFCGVRNDEGNLRYYDGGTAIIPEWRGRGIGGLLLDTVLPDAKYRGAYDFILEVIQDNVNARKLYESRGFSITRNLRCYKKSLKDIPLMESCSYMIKTPSMDEYREVSKSLSLPYIPSWQNTNSSVFSIFEHLITRMLSHGGKPVGYFVLNPQTGHILQMSALGKSPAIYSELMSLVKTCTMADSVKFINIDESSTFITFLEEHGWDRYIDQYEMIKCFKPTS; this is translated from the coding sequence ATGAAAATTGCCAGACTTTCTCAAGTTTCTCATTCTGATATACATGCCGCTTTTCTACGTGCCTTCAGCGACTATCAAATACCGGTGAAGGAGACGTTGGAGGAGATGGCGGTGGAGAACAGGCAAAGAGGAATTGACTATGACGCCTCATTCGGAGCCTTTGCGGACAATGGTGAACTTGTTGGGTTTCTCTTCTGCGGAGTCAGAAACGATGAAGGTAATTTGAGATATTATGACGGTGGGACTGCAATAATTCCTGAATGGCGTGGACGCGGCATTGGGGGGCTTCTTCTGGATACGGTACTACCCGATGCAAAATATCGAGGTGCTTACGATTTTATCCTTGAGGTCATCCAAGATAATGTAAATGCACGAAAGCTTTATGAATCTCGGGGCTTCTCCATTACCCGGAATCTTCGATGTTATAAGAAATCGTTGAAAGATATTCCATTGATGGAATCCTGCTCTTATATGATCAAAACTCCCTCAATGGATGAATATAGAGAGGTTTCCAAATCTCTTTCTTTGCCGTACATCCCTTCGTGGCAGAACACCAATTCGTCCGTATTCAGTATCTTTGAACATCTCATAACGCGTATGTTGAGCCATGGGGGGAAACCGGTCGGTTACTTTGTGCTAAATCCCCAAACGGGACATATCCTACAAATGTCAGCCCTAGGGAAATCGCCTGCTATCTACAGTGAACTCATGTCTCTTGTAAAAACCTGTACAATGGCCGATAGCGTTAAATTCATCAATATTGACGAATCATCAACATTCATTACCTTTTTGGAAGAGCATGGGTGGGATCGTTACATCGACCAATATGAGATGATAAAATGTTTCAAGCCTACTTCTTGA
- a CDS encoding tripartite tricarboxylate transporter TctB family protein, with protein sequence MDIVIVIIEILVAIVWIQQGVVRYVFWENGRPGGGFVPVIFAVIVLAAALAILIKVVFGKNQKETYVFQPSAFIPVVAAVLGGFMLQVGGIGFSVFLFTSIWMRFLSKYSWVKTLITSAIFTFFIYGIFRMWLRVPFPQGFIFQLF encoded by the coding sequence ATGGATATAGTCATTGTAATCATAGAAATACTTGTTGCGATCGTATGGATACAACAAGGTGTCGTTCGTTACGTGTTCTGGGAAAATGGGAGACCCGGTGGTGGATTTGTACCGGTAATCTTCGCGGTAATCGTTCTTGCTGCCGCCCTTGCAATTCTCATCAAAGTGGTATTCGGGAAAAATCAGAAAGAGACGTATGTATTCCAACCGAGTGCATTTATACCTGTTGTGGCAGCTGTCCTTGGTGGCTTCATGCTCCAAGTGGGCGGAATCGGCTTTTCGGTGTTCCTTTTTACTTCGATCTGGATGCGTTTTCTCAGCAAGTATTCGTGGGTGAAGACATTGATTACCAGTGCGATTTTCACCTTCTTTATTTATGGAATCTTTAGGATGTGGCTCCGTGTGCCATTTCCGCAGGGTTTCATATTCCAGCTATTTTAA
- a CDS encoding tripartite tricarboxylate transporter permease, giving the protein MGNFDLLMQGFGTSFSVANVLLAIAGGFMGLLVGAMPGIGAVTGVALLLPLTFKMDPTSAIIMLAGIYYGNMYGGAYSAILLNIPGDSPAVMTALDGYPLSRQGKGGKALFAANISSFIGGSIGIVTLTLFGPLLAKVGLKFGPAEIAALILLALTSIGWLLGDDPLKGIVASALGILLSTVGMDSMAGGAGRYTFGSVNLLSGFSFIPLVIGMFGLPQVMELMSKKEEGDILTTGPRLTLKESILSKEELKRIIPTAIKSAILGNFVGFLPGAGGTTASFLSYVMEKKTGKNEKEMGNGALEGVAASEAANNAAAVGAFAPLLTLGIPGSGTTAVLLGGLMMWGLQPGPLLFIQQTDFVWGLISSMYIGNLACIFVGLVMIPFLMSILRIPRGIIAPIIVFICIVGAYSVNNNMFDVWFMVGAGVIAFIMQKHQYPVAPILLAFVLAPRFEQAIRRAFSISNGSAKIFIEKPISAALLLITAVFILAPVVMRLVKKVKAK; this is encoded by the coding sequence ATGGGTAATTTCGATCTTCTCATGCAAGGATTCGGTACCTCCTTTTCGGTAGCGAATGTATTACTGGCCATTGCAGGAGGGTTCATGGGCCTTCTTGTCGGTGCAATGCCCGGTATTGGAGCGGTGACTGGTGTGGCGCTGCTTCTTCCCCTCACTTTCAAGATGGATCCTACTTCCGCAATCATCATGCTTGCCGGAATTTACTACGGAAACATGTACGGTGGTGCCTACAGCGCCATCCTGCTCAATATACCAGGCGATTCGCCTGCAGTTATGACAGCCCTCGATGGATACCCGCTGAGTCGTCAGGGAAAAGGTGGAAAGGCGCTTTTTGCAGCGAACATTTCTTCCTTTATTGGGGGGTCGATCGGGATCGTGACATTGACCCTGTTCGGTCCTCTGCTCGCCAAGGTGGGGTTGAAGTTCGGACCGGCTGAGATTGCAGCCCTGATTCTTTTGGCCCTCACTTCCATTGGGTGGCTCCTTGGGGACGATCCATTGAAAGGTATTGTTGCTTCAGCCTTGGGGATCCTGCTGTCTACAGTCGGCATGGATTCGATGGCTGGTGGTGCTGGACGATATACCTTCGGTTCGGTCAACCTGCTCAGCGGTTTTTCCTTTATTCCTTTGGTTATCGGGATGTTCGGGCTTCCTCAGGTGATGGAACTCATGAGCAAGAAAGAGGAGGGAGACATCCTTACCACGGGGCCGCGTCTGACGCTCAAGGAGAGTATCCTGAGTAAGGAAGAGCTGAAACGGATCATTCCCACAGCTATCAAGAGTGCAATCCTGGGTAATTTTGTCGGGTTCCTTCCCGGAGCCGGTGGTACCACTGCTTCCTTCCTCTCCTATGTCATGGAAAAGAAGACTGGGAAGAACGAGAAAGAGATGGGAAATGGTGCCCTGGAAGGGGTAGCTGCTTCAGAGGCTGCAAACAATGCTGCGGCAGTAGGGGCCTTTGCTCCCCTGCTCACACTGGGTATTCCAGGTTCTGGTACTACAGCGGTACTGCTCGGAGGTCTAATGATGTGGGGACTGCAACCTGGTCCTTTACTCTTCATTCAGCAGACTGACTTTGTTTGGGGGCTCATCAGTTCTATGTACATCGGAAACCTTGCCTGTATCTTTGTCGGCTTGGTAATGATCCCGTTTCTCATGTCGATTCTGAGAATTCCCCGTGGTATTATTGCTCCAATCATTGTATTTATCTGTATCGTGGGAGCTTATTCTGTGAACAACAATATGTTCGATGTTTGGTTCATGGTGGGCGCCGGTGTAATTGCATTTATTATGCAGAAGCACCAGTATCCGGTAGCACCGATTCTCTTGGCATTCGTTCTTGCCCCGCGCTTTGAACAGGCAATCCGGAGAGCTTTCTCAATTTCCAATGGGTCTGCTAAAATCTTCATAGAGAAACCTATTTCTGCTGCACTTCTATTGATAACGGCAGTTTTCATCCTTGCACCGGTGGTGATGAGGTTGGTTAAGAAGGTCAAGGCGAAGTAG
- a CDS encoding zinc-binding dehydrogenase — MAVTTRAALLKGPYDIDLIEKKLVCGDDEVIVKNNLMGICGSDKLFYRGKLPPKTAEFRHPPKFPFPLGHESGGTVVEVGSKVSEYQVGDKVIAFGWNNNYADYFLSKTWQLQPVPKGLEMDLACLGEPISCAMYSGLNSQVQLGDTVVIMGGGFAGQIIAQCSKAKGAHKVIVVDTLEGKLKIAKKLGTDITINITKEDPVAIVKELTGGIGADVVVEAAGSADSFNAASEMIRHNGKFVFYSWVTEPITLNISRWHDDGLQFINTCLVHHSWQERYVWTPETLRPVITGQVDIKSLVTNEFKLEQIKEAFELADKDDTAIKITLRP, encoded by the coding sequence ATGGCAGTAACAACACGTGCAGCCCTGCTGAAGGGGCCCTATGATATCGATCTGATCGAGAAGAAACTGGTATGTGGGGATGATGAGGTCATCGTAAAAAACAATCTGATGGGCATTTGCGGATCGGACAAGCTCTTCTACCGGGGCAAGCTTCCCCCAAAGACTGCTGAGTTCCGCCATCCCCCGAAGTTTCCCTTTCCCCTCGGGCATGAAAGTGGAGGCACTGTTGTGGAGGTTGGATCGAAGGTGAGCGAATACCAAGTAGGTGATAAAGTGATTGCCTTTGGGTGGAACAACAACTATGCCGATTATTTCCTCTCCAAGACGTGGCAGCTCCAACCAGTTCCCAAGGGTCTTGAGATGGACCTGGCATGTCTGGGCGAGCCAATTTCATGTGCTATGTATTCGGGCCTTAATTCACAGGTGCAGCTGGGAGATACAGTTGTCATTATGGGGGGCGGTTTCGCTGGTCAGATCATAGCCCAGTGCTCCAAAGCAAAGGGGGCACATAAGGTAATCGTTGTTGATACCTTGGAAGGGAAACTGAAAATTGCGAAGAAGCTGGGAACAGACATTACGATCAACATTACCAAAGAAGACCCCGTTGCGATTGTGAAGGAGTTGACTGGTGGTATTGGAGCCGATGTCGTGGTCGAAGCAGCAGGGAGCGCAGATTCCTTCAATGCAGCGAGTGAGATGATCAGGCACAATGGCAAGTTTGTTTTCTATAGCTGGGTCACCGAGCCGATTACTTTGAACATCAGCAGATGGCACGATGATGGCCTGCAGTTCATAAATACCTGTCTCGTGCATCATTCATGGCAGGAGCGATACGTTTGGACACCTGAGACGCTCAGGCCGGTAATCACCGGGCAAGTTGACATCAAGTCTTTGGTGACCAATGAGTTCAAGCTGGAACAGATCAAGGAAGCATTCGAGCTCGCAGACAAGGATGATACGGCAATAAAGATAACTCTGCGTCCCTGA
- the otnK gene encoding 3-oxo-tetronate kinase — protein MKKIGVIADDFTGATDIAGFLVANGITTVQVNGVPDHDLKVQVDSWVVSLKSRSCPKEEAVRDSLSALRWLQGQGCEQIYFKYCSTFDSTERGNIGPVIDALMQELETDQTVVCPALPVNGRTIYKGYLFVYDQLLNESGMRNHPVTPMKDSKLSRVMESQSKGKAASLHVETLNAGVDAVKDFLTHSREKGYSYVVLDALDQAHLDIAAQALVDMPLITGGSGLAASLASLYCSDVMNKANAIAGGRPKVAKTIILAGSCSEATNRQVSLYRNSADALKISKDELIRDKDGYLKEVLDWLTPRLDDPFAPLVYATVPPEELALSREKYPAGVVEEAIEAFFGDLAVELHRMGVRNYITAGGETSGKVVQSLGIDSFFIGPQIDPGVPWLKAVEEDVYLVLKSGNFGSDDFFIKAQKEMV, from the coding sequence ATGAAGAAAATTGGTGTCATAGCAGATGATTTTACCGGGGCCACTGATATTGCAGGTTTTCTCGTGGCCAATGGGATCACCACGGTTCAGGTAAACGGAGTGCCCGACCACGATTTGAAAGTACAGGTTGACTCCTGGGTTGTGAGCCTGAAATCTCGCTCGTGTCCGAAGGAAGAGGCGGTGAGAGATTCTCTCTCCGCCCTCAGGTGGCTACAAGGGCAGGGGTGTGAGCAGATCTATTTCAAGTACTGCTCAACCTTTGACTCGACAGAAAGGGGCAACATAGGGCCTGTTATTGATGCCTTGATGCAAGAGCTGGAAACTGACCAGACGGTGGTATGCCCAGCCCTCCCTGTCAACGGCAGAACAATCTACAAAGGCTACTTGTTTGTATATGACCAGTTGCTCAATGAGTCGGGGATGCGAAACCACCCTGTTACCCCAATGAAAGATTCCAAGCTCAGCCGAGTGATGGAGAGCCAGTCAAAGGGGAAGGCGGCCAGCCTACATGTGGAAACCCTCAATGCTGGGGTGGATGCTGTGAAGGATTTTCTGACGCATTCAAGGGAAAAGGGGTACAGCTATGTGGTCCTCGATGCCCTAGATCAGGCGCATCTCGACATTGCAGCCCAAGCTCTCGTTGATATGCCCCTTATCACAGGGGGATCGGGGCTAGCAGCATCTTTGGCGAGCCTCTATTGCTCCGATGTCATGAACAAGGCAAACGCAATAGCTGGCGGAAGGCCCAAGGTTGCCAAGACGATCATCCTTGCTGGTTCATGCTCGGAAGCAACCAACCGGCAGGTCTCCCTGTACCGGAATAGTGCCGATGCGCTCAAGATTAGCAAGGATGAATTGATTAGGGACAAGGATGGATACCTGAAGGAAGTACTTGATTGGCTCACTCCCCGTCTAGATGATCCATTCGCTCCCTTGGTGTATGCAACCGTACCTCCAGAAGAACTTGCCCTTTCGAGAGAGAAGTATCCAGCCGGCGTTGTTGAGGAAGCAATAGAAGCATTCTTTGGCGACCTTGCAGTGGAATTGCATAGGATGGGCGTACGAAACTATATCACCGCAGGGGGGGAGACCAGTGGCAAGGTGGTTCAAAGCCTTGGTATCGATTCGTTTTTCATCGGGCCTCAGATTGATCCAGGGGTTCCTTGGCTTAAGGCAGTTGAAGAGGATGTCTATCTTGTCCTCAAGAGCGGGAATTTTGGGAGCGATGATTTCTTCATCAAGGCTCAGAAGGAGATGGTATGA
- a CDS encoding HD domain-containing phosphohydrolase, with protein MYKTLLELSFEISDVIINTADRVIMYKKILDRICDKLGFDYAEVWAMSKDDRLVKTNIMTVRNSSMEEFADISQNYSFSFGEGIPGVTWKARQPQWIDNVQKEQNFLRRVEAKHYDVKTGVTVPIFAYDYLDAVCFFFSKRELVRAPMFLDLLNFFARIIGINIIKEELNREVKKVLHKNKNENEINIKTVNKIFALRDPYTISHQAEVADFSKTLGQHMGLDESSIDDLYLGGTFHDIGKIETPQEILSKPMNLNQEEYNLVKRHPNTGYEILIDASLSDNVKQIVLEHHERLDGSGYPNQLRGNEIHDLSKIVAVSDVVSAMQTHRPYRAALPAKIVINELKRQAGISLDKDITNLAIEVLCNQ; from the coding sequence ATGTATAAGACACTGCTTGAGCTGTCCTTTGAAATCAGTGACGTGATTATCAACACTGCAGATCGCGTCATAATGTACAAGAAAATCCTCGACAGGATCTGCGACAAGTTGGGTTTTGATTATGCGGAAGTATGGGCAATGTCCAAGGACGACCGACTTGTGAAAACAAATATCATGACTGTTCGAAACAGCTCAATGGAAGAATTCGCAGACATAAGCCAAAATTACTCCTTTTCATTTGGGGAGGGAATTCCAGGTGTCACTTGGAAAGCTCGACAACCGCAATGGATAGACAATGTACAGAAAGAACAAAACTTCCTAAGGAGAGTTGAAGCCAAACACTATGACGTAAAAACTGGAGTCACCGTTCCAATTTTTGCATACGATTATCTGGATGCCGTCTGCTTTTTTTTCAGTAAAAGAGAATTGGTAAGAGCACCTATGTTTTTAGATCTGTTGAACTTCTTTGCCCGAATCATCGGGATCAACATCATTAAAGAGGAGCTCAATCGTGAAGTCAAAAAAGTACTTCATAAGAATAAGAATGAAAATGAGATCAACATAAAAACCGTCAATAAGATATTTGCTCTGCGAGACCCTTACACGATTTCACATCAGGCGGAGGTAGCTGATTTTTCGAAGACCTTGGGGCAACACATGGGATTGGATGAAAGTTCAATCGATGATCTCTATCTGGGTGGAACATTCCATGACATTGGGAAAATTGAGACCCCCCAAGAGATCCTAAGCAAACCGATGAATCTCAACCAGGAAGAATATAATCTCGTGAAAAGACATCCAAACACAGGGTATGAAATATTGATCGATGCTTCCCTCTCAGATAATGTGAAGCAAATTGTCTTGGAGCATCATGAACGGCTAGATGGGAGTGGATATCCGAATCAATTGAGGGGAAATGAAATACATGATCTCTCCAAAATCGTTGCAGTATCCGATGTTGTTTCTGCAATGCAAACCCATAGACCGTATAGGGCAGCACTTCCAGCGAAAATCGTTATCAACGAGCTTAAAAGGCAAGCTGGTATCAGTTTGGACAAAGACATAACAAATCTGGCGATTGAGGTGCTGTGTAACCAATGA